Below is a genomic region from Caulobacter rhizosphaerae.
GCTATTTCTTCCTGGCCCTGCCGGCCAGCGCTGTCATGCGCCGCTACGGCTACAAGGCGGCGGTGATCGTCGGCCTGCTGTTGTTCGGCCTGGGCGCCCTGCTGTTCTGGCCCGCCGCCGAGGCGAGGCAGTATTCCTGGTTCCTGGCCGCCCTGTTCGTCCTGGCCTCGGGCCTGGCGTTCCTGGAGACCTCAGCCAATCCGCTGATCACCGTGCTGGGCGATCCGGCCAAGGCCGAGCAGCGCCTGAACTTCGCCCAGGCTTTCAATCCGCTGGGCTCGATCACCGCCGTGGTGGTCGGCCGCCAGTTCATCCTGTCGGGCGTCGAGCCGACGAAGGCCGAGTTCGCGGCCATGACGCCGGCCCAGCTGAACGCCTTCCAGACCGCCGAGGCCCATTCGACCCAGGTTCCGTACCTGATCATCGCCGCCGTCGTGCTGGCCTGGGCGCTGCTGGTGTCCCTGACCAAGTTCCCCCACCAGGCGGGACGGCCCGATCCCGGCGAAGACGAGGCCGGCCTGCCGGCCGCCAAGGCGATCCCGGCCCTGCTGGCCCGACCCCGCTTCGTGTTCGGCGTGGCGGCGCAGTTCTTCTATGTCGGCGCACAGGTCGGGGTCTGGAGCTACATGATCCGCTACGCCCAGCACGAGCTTCCCGGCCTGGGTGAGAAGGCGGCGGCGGCCTACCTGTCCTGGTCGCTGGTCGGCTTCATGGCCGGACGCTTCGTCGGCACGGCCGCCATGAGCCGGGTGAGCCCGTCGCTGCTGATGGGACTGT
It encodes:
- the fucP gene encoding L-fucose:H+ symporter permease, which produces MEQRPSERTALAPLVLIVALFFLWGVANNLNDVLIPHLKKAFFLTDLQSGLVQMAFYLGYFFLALPASAVMRRYGYKAAVIVGLLLFGLGALLFWPAAEARQYSWFLAALFVLASGLAFLETSANPLITVLGDPAKAEQRLNFAQAFNPLGSITAVVVGRQFILSGVEPTKAEFAAMTPAQLNAFQTAEAHSTQVPYLIIAAVVLAWALLVSLTKFPHQAGRPDPGEDEAGLPAAKAIPALLARPRFVFGVAAQFFYVGAQVGVWSYMIRYAQHELPGLGEKAAAAYLSWSLVGFMAGRFVGTAAMSRVSPSLLMGLFAAVNVGLTLVAALVGGKVGLYALASTSFFMSIMFPTIFAGSLKGLGPLTKTGSSFLVMSIIGGAVLTTLMGAVSDATAIDFAILVPCACFAVVGLFGFTAGRATREDLKAAPAGAH